The Polyangiaceae bacterium genome includes a region encoding these proteins:
- a CDS encoding nucleotidyl transferase AbiEii/AbiGii toxin family protein — protein MTGSSPSLDELQRELLHAFFARERDFFLTGGAALVEFYLHHRVTKDLDLFGGPGADLERAERALRDAAFALGAQMTTLQRFAEFRRFSIQRRNESTIVDLVIDRVPALQPKRVVGDVVVDSLEEIAANKLCTVLGRAEPRDLVDLMLILRAGVDLGSAVAGASAKDGGADPATLAWVVGQIRIGSEAVLPAGISGTELESFRADLELRLRRLAFPDESL, from the coding sequence GTGACGGGCTCATCCCCTAGCCTGGACGAGCTCCAGCGCGAGCTCCTGCACGCCTTCTTCGCACGAGAACGCGACTTCTTCTTGACGGGCGGCGCAGCGCTCGTGGAGTTCTACCTCCATCACCGCGTCACCAAGGACCTGGATCTGTTTGGTGGTCCCGGCGCCGATCTGGAGCGCGCCGAGCGGGCGCTGCGCGACGCCGCATTCGCCCTGGGCGCGCAGATGACCACGCTGCAACGCTTCGCAGAGTTCAGACGGTTCTCGATTCAGCGACGGAACGAGTCCACCATCGTCGACCTGGTCATCGACCGCGTCCCCGCGCTGCAACCCAAGCGCGTGGTCGGCGACGTCGTGGTTGATTCGCTGGAGGAAATCGCAGCAAACAAGCTCTGCACCGTACTGGGGCGCGCCGAGCCGCGCGACCTCGTGGACCTCATGCTGATCCTGAGAGCCGGCGTCGATCTCGGCTCCGCCGTTGCCGGCGCGAGCGCCAAGGACGGGGGCGCAGACCCTGCAACCCTCGCTTGGGTCGTGGGGCAGATCCGCATCGGCTCCGAAGCTGTCCTGCCTGCCGGGATCAGTGGCACCGAGCTCGAGTCGTTCCGCGCCGACCTGGAGCTCCGTCTGAGGCGCCTCGCGTTCCCGGACGAGAGCCTTTGA
- a CDS encoding PEGA domain-containing protein, producing the protein MQRALVLCTLFVLLTGLTPRTVLGQKPGSSPTISKAPDTLTAEARARFEEGVRAAAKRDFEAARVAFKQAFALKPVPEVLRNLGAAEVMSGHELEGARHLTEYLAGARELAKRERDELVELVRKAENELGRLELEVDADGATITVGGETVGQSPLGWVWHVSPGEHEVAASKAGAGEAKQTVRVAAGALEKVGLRLSEAGGAAPPEASAGAASPSPSPSGSDGATPAAPSPAKRSIVPAVIGGGVAAVGIGLGVMWGLGAASDADDADAILDRLGPAPCGTGTPYAAQCAEVSDKNDSSRRKSNLSTASFVVGGVALAGTVVYLLWPEPTAAAGWIRPSAQVGTRGAQFGLEGRFF; encoded by the coding sequence ATGCAACGTGCACTCGTGCTCTGCACTCTGTTCGTGCTGCTCACTGGCCTGACGCCACGCACGGTGCTCGGCCAAAAGCCGGGCAGCTCGCCCACTATCTCGAAGGCGCCGGACACGCTGACTGCGGAGGCGCGAGCGCGCTTCGAAGAAGGCGTCAGAGCGGCGGCCAAGCGCGACTTCGAGGCCGCGCGCGTGGCGTTCAAGCAGGCCTTTGCGCTCAAGCCCGTCCCCGAGGTGTTGCGCAACCTGGGCGCAGCGGAGGTGATGAGCGGTCACGAGCTCGAAGGTGCGCGCCACCTGACGGAGTATCTCGCGGGAGCGAGAGAGCTGGCGAAGCGCGAGCGCGACGAGCTCGTCGAGCTGGTGCGCAAGGCCGAGAATGAGCTCGGACGCTTGGAGCTCGAGGTGGATGCCGACGGGGCCACGATCACGGTCGGAGGCGAGACGGTGGGGCAGTCGCCCCTCGGTTGGGTCTGGCACGTCAGCCCGGGAGAGCACGAAGTCGCGGCGAGCAAGGCGGGCGCGGGCGAAGCCAAACAGACCGTGCGCGTCGCAGCCGGAGCGTTGGAGAAGGTCGGCCTGCGGCTGAGCGAAGCGGGCGGCGCCGCGCCGCCCGAGGCGTCCGCCGGAGCGGCGAGCCCGAGCCCGAGCCCGAGCGGATCCGACGGAGCGACGCCCGCTGCGCCGAGCCCAGCGAAGCGCAGCATCGTGCCCGCCGTGATCGGCGGCGGGGTCGCCGCGGTCGGCATTGGTCTCGGCGTGATGTGGGGGCTCGGTGCCGCCTCGGACGCCGACGACGCCGACGCGATCCTCGATCGCCTCGGCCCCGCGCCCTGCGGCACCGGGACGCCCTACGCCGCACAATGCGCCGAGGTCAGCGACAAGAACGACTCGTCGCGCCGCAAATCGAACCTGTCCACCGCCAGCTTCGTGGTCGGCGGCGTCGCGCTCGCCGGGACGGTGGTGTACTTGCTCTGGCCCGAGCCGACGGCGGCCGCGGGATGGATTCGCCCGAGCGCGCAGGTGGGCACGCGCGGAGCGCAGTTCGGCCTCGAAGGCCGCTTCTTCTGA
- a CDS encoding serine/threonine protein kinase: MAEAATIIDLEGRRARASELRFDRGQRCGPYEIVRLVAAGGFGDVYEGVHHLLRRRVAIKILQNRHMNADELRARLEQEARVLSEIKNPHMVTVFDAGELDGRIWMAMELLEGKTLREHLMNGKPMPVSQALHHAACIANGAAAAHDLRVVHRDLKPENIFVTSDGHTVVLDLGTAKVLGDVKGRQTQRVIGTVAYMSPEHLLGGVDGLPIDQRTDVYSLCLILYEMLAGFHPFAHNRDTRQMPSSTELARMQIYSMPEPLPDVAPWVPDYVWRIVRTGIAKEREQRQATMRELEIELRQAARWFVEERAAGERSSQRHKALSLDADTQPDPIPAFVSEDAPRAAAAAPRLGTERLDSPRAPIHPAAIAETRTSPDLRLASPEPPAVTLGALAPKRPAIPRRVLLAPVAGALIGLVIVAGMNLMKRRASASAPAAALSAPVARAGELATRAVPEPTPAPEPTPTPTRAPAPAATTPSTPRPRAVAAKREGAPRPINDDDDDPSAVMPLATATPTPTPTKAKPTPKPTPKPSTKLPASGL, translated from the coding sequence GTGGCGGAGGCAGCGACCATCATCGATCTGGAGGGGCGGCGCGCGCGGGCGTCCGAGCTGCGCTTCGATCGGGGTCAGCGCTGTGGGCCCTACGAGATCGTCCGGCTCGTCGCCGCCGGCGGGTTCGGCGACGTGTACGAAGGCGTCCACCACCTGCTCCGGCGCCGGGTCGCCATCAAGATCCTGCAAAATCGCCACATGAACGCCGACGAGCTCCGGGCGCGGCTGGAGCAAGAGGCGCGGGTCCTGAGCGAGATCAAGAACCCACACATGGTCACGGTCTTCGACGCGGGTGAGCTCGACGGCCGCATCTGGATGGCGATGGAGCTGCTCGAGGGCAAGACGCTCCGGGAGCACTTGATGAACGGCAAGCCGATGCCGGTGAGTCAGGCGCTCCACCACGCGGCCTGCATCGCCAACGGTGCGGCGGCGGCGCACGACCTTCGGGTCGTTCACCGCGATCTGAAGCCCGAGAACATCTTCGTCACCAGCGACGGGCACACCGTGGTCCTCGATCTCGGAACCGCGAAGGTGCTCGGTGACGTCAAGGGAAGGCAGACCCAGCGGGTCATCGGCACCGTCGCCTACATGTCGCCGGAGCACTTGCTCGGGGGAGTGGACGGGCTGCCCATCGATCAGCGCACGGACGTCTACTCGCTCTGCCTGATCCTCTACGAGATGCTGGCGGGGTTTCACCCCTTCGCGCACAACCGCGACACGCGCCAGATGCCCAGCTCCACGGAGCTCGCACGCATGCAGATCTACTCGATGCCGGAGCCGCTCCCGGACGTCGCGCCTTGGGTTCCGGACTACGTGTGGCGCATCGTTCGCACCGGCATCGCCAAAGAACGCGAGCAGCGCCAGGCGACCATGCGCGAGCTCGAGATCGAGCTCCGGCAAGCGGCGAGGTGGTTCGTCGAGGAGCGCGCGGCCGGCGAGCGGTCCAGCCAGCGGCACAAGGCACTCTCGCTCGACGCCGATACCCAGCCCGATCCGATCCCGGCCTTCGTGAGCGAAGACGCGCCGAGGGCGGCGGCGGCTGCGCCGCGGCTCGGCACCGAGCGGCTCGACTCGCCGCGGGCGCCCATCCATCCGGCGGCAATCGCGGAGACGCGCACCTCGCCCGACCTGCGCTTGGCGAGCCCCGAGCCCCCGGCGGTCACGCTGGGCGCGTTGGCCCCGAAGCGCCCCGCCATTCCGCGCCGCGTGCTCCTCGCGCCGGTGGCCGGTGCGCTCATCGGTCTGGTCATCGTCGCGGGGATGAACCTCATGAAACGACGCGCGTCCGCGTCCGCGCCGGCGGCTGCGCTGTCTGCGCCCGTCGCGCGCGCAGGTGAGCTCGCGACTCGCGCCGTGCCCGAGCCAACGCCCGCGCCCGAGCCAACGCCAACCCCAACGCGAGCGCCCGCGCCAGCCGCGACCACCCCGAGCACGCCGCGGCCCCGCGCGGTAGCGGCCAAGCGCGAGGGCGCGCCGCGTCCGATCAACGACGACGACGACGATCCCTCGGCGGTGATGCCGCTCGCGACCGCGACACCGACCCCGACCCCGACCAAAGCCAAGCCCACACCCAAGCCCACACCCAAGCCCAGCACCAAGCTTCCCGCCTCTGGACTCTGA
- a CDS encoding serine/threonine protein kinase: MAAPPGRRTSAAAADPLAGTAYRARGVLGQGGMGRVYDAEHSELGKRVVVKVLADRLADDPALIERMRFEAQTLAQLNHPNIVKVTDMGRLPSGAPFIVMERLEGRTLGAELRANGRLGVLDALRWTRQLCAALSEAHAIGIVHRDVKLENLFVHDLPGGERALKVLDFGVAKALPGVSDRTPKPPSMPTEQGVLVGTPRFISPEAARGEQIDQRADLYATGIVLYMLLTGKHPFHDVHGKDALVAAHAHREPEPPSSLARDPVPAELDRLVLRMLAKSPADRCQTAAELDRVLARVEELVQRPTGWMETTVFDPSELEPPAKAAPAPAPAPAPAPAPAPAPAPAPSPAQQLMPTSPEAPAAVFALADTEPSVEPPQRALPSAPAPAPERARRALAPLVLMVLSALLVIVIGVLVSR, encoded by the coding sequence ATGGCTGCCCCTCCCGGACGTCGAACGTCAGCCGCCGCGGCCGATCCCCTCGCCGGGACGGCTTATCGCGCTCGCGGAGTCCTGGGTCAGGGCGGCATGGGGCGCGTCTACGACGCGGAGCACTCGGAGCTCGGCAAGCGCGTCGTCGTGAAGGTGCTCGCCGATCGGCTCGCGGACGACCCGGCGCTCATCGAGCGCATGCGCTTCGAGGCGCAGACGCTCGCGCAGCTGAACCATCCGAACATCGTCAAGGTCACGGACATGGGGCGGCTGCCGAGCGGCGCACCCTTCATCGTGATGGAGCGCCTGGAAGGCCGCACGCTGGGCGCGGAGCTCCGCGCGAACGGACGCCTCGGCGTGCTCGACGCGCTGCGCTGGACGCGCCAGCTCTGCGCGGCGCTGTCGGAGGCCCACGCGATCGGCATCGTGCACCGCGACGTCAAGCTCGAGAACCTCTTCGTCCACGACCTCCCGGGCGGCGAGCGCGCGCTCAAGGTCCTGGATTTCGGCGTGGCCAAGGCCCTGCCCGGCGTCTCCGATCGCACGCCGAAGCCGCCGTCCATGCCGACCGAGCAGGGCGTCCTGGTCGGGACGCCTCGCTTCATCTCACCAGAGGCGGCGCGCGGCGAGCAGATCGATCAGCGCGCGGATCTCTACGCGACGGGCATCGTCCTCTACATGCTCCTGACCGGGAAGCACCCCTTCCACGATGTCCACGGCAAGGACGCGCTCGTCGCCGCGCACGCCCATCGGGAACCCGAGCCGCCTTCGTCCCTCGCGCGGGATCCGGTCCCCGCGGAGCTCGATCGGCTGGTGCTCCGGATGCTCGCCAAGAGTCCCGCCGACCGCTGTCAGACCGCAGCGGAGCTCGACCGCGTCCTCGCTCGCGTCGAAGAGCTGGTGCAGCGACCGACGGGCTGGATGGAGACGACGGTCTTCGATCCGAGCGAGCTCGAGCCCCCGGCCAAAGCCGCCCCCGCCCCCGCCCCCGCCCCCGCACCCGCACCCGCCCCCGCACCCGCACCCGCACCCGCACCGTCTCCAGCCCAACAGCTGATGCCGACCAGCCCCGAGGCACCCGCAGCGGTCTTCGCGCTAGCGGACACGGAGCCGAGCGTGGAACCACCCCAGCGCGCCCTTCCGAGCGCGCCCGCACCCGCGCCGGAGCGCGCGCGCCGAGCGCTCGCGCCGCTGGTCTTGATGGTGCTGAGCGCCCTCTTGGTGATCGTCATCGGCGTGCTCGTGTCGAGGTGA
- a CDS encoding HNH endonuclease: protein MFPAGFATSGRLAGSGGSEPGRPAVAAPLNEVERLDARLAELARGSGRARLALGELLEALARRGGHHELGYSSLEAYARERTGQSGRWAVESRTLARRLAERPLLRAALASGALGWCKAELVARHAEPETEADWVALALGSTVRELREHFAQPEAQRDVDDTCTLTLTLSQRDAWLFAWTRRYAERVAGKLDTDELVSALLAEAFNTLCGAVPSNDVGAHADSTRELEWRAQLAEWRQESERRCEANFAARGPGGGGAVVSELPTLGAGALDTRIAALAAEFAAQEVELARAALAFHQAEGARRLGYSTEAQYARERLGLSASSFRAKLTLARRLLAPVRGALARGELGLEAALAISRVATRETAVAWLSRARERTVKHLLEDVRAAELVRDLGGSAAPPAPETVRELHDLEGRLLGGARDAVLEAGSQMSARLAPRVGSVRVRLRVTRDTARFFRGLGAALGRHLPRSVSFTELLCFQFWDAWKHLCQRDEAYARVYARDRYTCSSPVCSRHDVTPHHIRFRSQGGSDEEDNVTALCTWCHLEGVHGGHIEVTGQAGALSWRLGGLRVEGRDKSATLAQARAPGLRYLSSG, encoded by the coding sequence ATGTTTCCTGCTGGCTTCGCCACCAGCGGGCGGCTGGCGGGGAGCGGGGGCAGCGAGCCCGGGCGACCCGCCGTCGCCGCTCCGCTCAACGAGGTGGAGCGCCTCGACGCGCGCCTCGCCGAGCTCGCGCGGGGCAGCGGGCGCGCGCGGCTCGCGCTCGGCGAGCTGCTCGAGGCGCTCGCGCGTCGCGGGGGTCATCACGAGCTCGGCTACTCGTCGCTCGAAGCCTACGCGCGCGAGCGTACCGGGCAGAGCGGGCGCTGGGCCGTGGAGTCACGCACGCTCGCGCGCCGCCTCGCGGAGCGCCCGCTCTTGCGCGCGGCGCTGGCCTCGGGCGCGCTCGGCTGGTGCAAGGCCGAGCTCGTGGCGCGCCATGCCGAACCGGAGACGGAAGCGGATTGGGTCGCGCTGGCGCTCGGCTCGACGGTGCGAGAGCTGCGCGAGCACTTCGCGCAGCCCGAGGCGCAGCGCGACGTGGACGACACCTGCACGCTCACGTTGACGCTGAGCCAGCGCGATGCGTGGCTCTTCGCGTGGACGCGTCGCTACGCGGAGCGCGTGGCGGGCAAGCTCGACACGGACGAGCTGGTGAGCGCGCTCCTGGCAGAGGCGTTCAACACGTTGTGCGGGGCGGTGCCGTCGAATGACGTCGGCGCGCACGCCGACTCGACCAGGGAGCTCGAGTGGCGGGCTCAGCTCGCGGAGTGGAGGCAGGAGTCCGAGCGCCGCTGCGAGGCGAATTTCGCGGCGCGCGGGCCCGGCGGCGGGGGCGCGGTGGTCTCGGAGTTGCCGACCCTCGGGGCCGGGGCCCTGGACACGCGGATCGCCGCGCTGGCCGCTGAATTCGCTGCCCAGGAGGTCGAGCTCGCGCGCGCTGCGCTCGCGTTTCACCAGGCGGAGGGCGCCCGCCGCCTCGGCTACTCCACGGAGGCTCAATACGCCCGCGAGCGGCTGGGCCTGTCGGCGTCGAGCTTCCGGGCCAAGCTCACCTTGGCGCGCCGGCTGCTCGCGCCGGTGCGCGGCGCGCTCGCGCGGGGTGAGCTCGGGCTCGAGGCCGCCCTCGCGATCTCGCGGGTGGCCACGCGGGAGACCGCCGTCGCCTGGCTCTCCCGCGCCCGCGAGCGCACGGTCAAGCACCTCCTGGAGGACGTGCGCGCGGCGGAGCTGGTGCGCGACCTCGGCGGGTCCGCCGCGCCGCCCGCGCCGGAGACGGTGCGGGAGCTGCACGACCTGGAGGGGCGCCTGCTCGGTGGGGCTCGCGACGCGGTGCTCGAGGCGGGCAGCCAGATGTCCGCGCGCCTGGCGCCGCGGGTCGGCAGCGTCCGAGTGCGGCTCCGAGTGACCCGCGACACGGCGCGCTTCTTTCGCGGGCTCGGGGCGGCGCTCGGGAGGCACCTGCCGCGCAGCGTGAGCTTCACGGAGCTGCTCTGCTTCCAGTTCTGGGACGCCTGGAAGCACCTGTGTCAGCGCGACGAGGCCTACGCGCGGGTCTACGCGCGCGATCGCTACACCTGCTCGAGCCCGGTGTGCTCGCGGCACGACGTGACGCCGCACCACATCCGCTTCCGCTCGCAGGGGGGCAGCGACGAGGAGGACAACGTGACGGCGCTCTGCACGTGGTGCCACCTGGAAGGTGTGCACGGCGGGCACATCGAGGTCACGGGCCAGGCGGGCGCGCTCAGCTGGCGGCTGGGCGGGTTGCGCGTCGAGGGGCGGGACAAGTCCGCAACTTTGGCGCAGGCTCGGGCGCCCGGCTTGCGCTACCTTTCGTCGGGATGA
- a CDS encoding CehA/McbA family metallohydrolase, which yields MRTALGLGLLALIVASCSSDDGGGGGGGETCPKEGEGFAAGDPAGHADPFGAKAAKQARAGRVQSDAQIVQPAHGRQRVRVGDFVLANEHVAAYIEDKGLSDGYQRFGGEILAIDRVGDDGRPVGKSYYGETLMALGIDMIEPESVSVVNDGADGKAAVVRVAGPLKPIPFLDGSLGALFPRRYSGLMAAYDYVLEPGAKKLVIRVGMKNPGEEPVSIGAGNISDAMHGFFHLSRNQFASAETGVGKSTGKVSYAGFVNEDSSFAWRLPGGEKLEVGLEVSGFVYSLGPGFTVESCQTHWTDHAEVIPGAADFDGLRQAVRQADGLESRAVSGVVKDAAGAPVAGAVVHALDDAGAYLSRTRSGADGKYTVHLDPGQGAKLVAQKQGYALSPEVAVASDATSADLGLPAHGTLHVTAKDKVSGKALPVRVQVIPTTALPKVPDAYGVEGEANGRLYVDRAMTGDTSLRVPPGEHRVIVTRGWEWELLDTTVTVAAGQTVDVAAELEHSVDSTGWMCADFHIHSWFSADSNDPVVDKVKSAIGDGLEVPVSSEHEWVIDFQPIVEQLGMKEWAFGMPSEELTTFTWGHFGVVPLFPKPDEVNNGAIEWVGKKPPEMFADVQSRPENPVLIVNHPSGGGFGAYFSQSNFDDATGVGKAKDLWSTDFDAVEVFNDSSFDENRSTTVKDWFGLLNAGHTMWAVGSSDTHHIRSKAPGYPRTCLYFGHDDPQQLTANAVRDVLAKGTATVSGGLFMTVEGPGGAKPGSTVTGKPATADFTVTVQTASFVDATTLEVIVNGVSQKTEPLAPLGTGPGKKFVNVVSVQLDPAKARNWVVFHARGETSLQPLMGRSSFAASNPVFFE from the coding sequence ATGAGAACTGCACTCGGCCTCGGGCTCCTGGCGCTGATTGTAGCCTCCTGCTCCTCCGACGACGGCGGCGGGGGCGGGGGCGGCGAGACTTGCCCCAAAGAGGGCGAGGGCTTCGCGGCGGGCGATCCGGCGGGGCACGCCGATCCGTTCGGGGCCAAGGCGGCGAAGCAAGCGCGCGCGGGGCGGGTGCAGAGCGACGCCCAGATCGTGCAGCCCGCGCACGGGCGGCAGCGCGTGCGCGTGGGGGACTTCGTGCTGGCGAACGAGCACGTCGCCGCGTACATCGAGGACAAGGGGCTGTCGGACGGCTACCAGCGCTTCGGCGGCGAGATCCTGGCCATCGATCGCGTGGGCGACGACGGGCGGCCGGTGGGCAAGTCGTACTACGGCGAGACGCTGATGGCGCTCGGCATCGACATGATCGAGCCGGAGAGCGTGAGCGTGGTGAACGACGGCGCGGACGGCAAGGCCGCGGTGGTGCGGGTGGCGGGCCCGTTGAAGCCGATCCCGTTCTTGGACGGCTCCCTCGGCGCGCTCTTCCCGCGCCGCTACAGCGGCTTGATGGCCGCGTACGACTACGTGCTCGAGCCAGGCGCGAAGAAGCTCGTCATCCGCGTGGGTATGAAGAACCCCGGCGAGGAGCCGGTGAGCATCGGCGCGGGGAACATCAGCGACGCGATGCACGGCTTCTTCCACCTGAGCCGCAACCAGTTCGCGAGCGCCGAGACGGGCGTCGGCAAGTCCACCGGCAAGGTCAGCTACGCGGGATTCGTCAACGAGGACTCGTCGTTCGCGTGGCGGCTCCCGGGCGGCGAAAAGCTCGAGGTGGGCCTCGAGGTGAGCGGCTTCGTGTACTCGCTCGGGCCAGGGTTCACGGTCGAGTCCTGCCAGACGCACTGGACGGACCACGCCGAGGTCATCCCCGGCGCGGCTGATTTCGACGGCCTGCGCCAGGCCGTGCGCCAGGCCGACGGGCTCGAGAGCCGCGCGGTGAGCGGCGTGGTGAAGGACGCGGCGGGAGCGCCGGTGGCCGGCGCCGTCGTGCACGCGCTCGACGACGCCGGCGCCTACCTGAGCCGCACGCGGAGCGGCGCCGACGGGAAGTACACGGTGCACCTCGACCCCGGTCAGGGCGCGAAGCTGGTCGCGCAGAAGCAAGGCTACGCGCTCAGCCCGGAGGTCGCCGTCGCGAGCGACGCGACGAGCGCCGACCTCGGCCTGCCCGCGCACGGCACGCTGCACGTGACGGCCAAGGACAAGGTCAGCGGCAAGGCGCTGCCGGTGCGCGTGCAGGTCATCCCCACGACCGCGCTGCCGAAGGTGCCGGACGCCTACGGCGTGGAGGGCGAAGCCAACGGCCGGCTGTACGTCGATCGCGCCATGACCGGAGACACCAGCTTGCGCGTGCCACCGGGCGAGCACCGCGTGATCGTCACGCGCGGTTGGGAGTGGGAGCTCTTGGACACGACCGTGACCGTGGCCGCGGGCCAGACCGTGGACGTCGCGGCGGAGCTCGAGCACAGCGTGGACTCCACCGGCTGGATGTGCGCCGACTTCCACATCCACTCCTGGTTCAGCGCGGACTCCAACGATCCGGTCGTCGACAAGGTGAAGAGCGCCATCGGGGACGGCCTCGAGGTCCCGGTGTCGAGCGAGCACGAGTGGGTGATCGATTTTCAGCCCATCGTCGAGCAGCTCGGGATGAAAGAGTGGGCGTTCGGCATGCCGAGCGAGGAGCTGACGACCTTCACCTGGGGCCACTTCGGCGTGGTGCCGCTGTTCCCCAAGCCCGACGAGGTCAACAACGGCGCCATCGAGTGGGTCGGCAAGAAGCCGCCGGAGATGTTCGCCGACGTGCAGAGCCGGCCGGAGAACCCGGTGCTCATCGTCAACCACCCGAGCGGCGGCGGGTTCGGCGCCTACTTCAGCCAGTCCAACTTCGACGACGCGACGGGCGTCGGCAAGGCCAAGGACCTCTGGAGCACCGACTTCGACGCGGTCGAGGTGTTCAACGACTCGAGCTTCGACGAGAACCGCAGCACCACGGTCAAGGACTGGTTCGGCCTCCTGAACGCCGGCCACACCATGTGGGCCGTCGGCTCGAGCGACACGCACCACATTCGCAGCAAGGCGCCGGGATATCCCCGCACGTGTCTGTACTTCGGCCACGACGATCCGCAGCAGCTCACCGCCAACGCGGTCCGCGACGTGCTCGCCAAGGGCACCGCGACGGTGAGCGGCGGCCTGTTCATGACCGTCGAGGGCCCAGGTGGCGCGAAGCCCGGGAGCACCGTGACCGGCAAGCCGGCGACGGCGGACTTCACCGTGACGGTGCAGACCGCGAGCTTCGTCGATGCCACCACCCTGGAGGTGATCGTCAACGGGGTGAGCCAGAAGACCGAGCCGCTGGCGCCGCTCGGCACGGGGCCCGGCAAAAAGTTCGTGAACGTGGTCAGCGTGCAGCTCGATCCGGCGAAGGCGCGGAACTGGGTGGTGTTCCACGCCCGCGGCGAAACGAGCCTCCAGCCGCTGATGGGCCGTTCGTCCTTCGCCGCGTCGAACCCGGTCTTCTTCGAGTAA
- a CDS encoding nucleotide sugar dehydrogenase → MASLSEKIAQKTAHVVVVGIGYVGLPLVAELVRAGFRVTGLDYDKEKVRLLNAGESYIQDVPTADIAPHVKSRRLGATADPAILSEADAVIVCVPTPLNKTKDPDMRFIVEATDEIAKHQHPGMLIVLESTTYPGTTDEVVVPKLTEKGAVLGKDVFVAFSPERVDPGNQIYKTKNTPKVIGGATPECLKMVQALYGNIIDTLVPVSSTATAEMVKLLENTFRAVNIGLVNEVAMMSRRLGLDPFEVIRAAASKPFGFMPFYPGPGLGGHCIPIDPLYLSWKLRTLKYQARFIELADTINSAMPDYVVERVTDALNDQKKAVKGSKILVYGVAYKRDVNDMRESPSFHVIHGLIGRGAEVSYMDPHVPSFDEEGMQMTSVDPASSFASYDCVVIVTDHEKLDRGRLLREAKLIVDSRDALHGVAGDRSKVYGL, encoded by the coding sequence ATGGCCTCCCTCTCCGAGAAGATCGCCCAGAAGACCGCTCACGTCGTCGTCGTCGGCATCGGCTACGTCGGCCTGCCCCTGGTGGCCGAGCTGGTGCGCGCGGGCTTCCGCGTCACCGGCCTGGACTACGACAAGGAGAAGGTCCGGCTCCTGAACGCCGGCGAGTCGTACATCCAGGACGTGCCGACGGCCGACATCGCACCCCACGTGAAGTCGCGGCGCTTGGGGGCCACCGCAGATCCGGCGATCTTGTCCGAGGCGGACGCCGTCATCGTCTGCGTCCCGACTCCCCTCAACAAGACCAAAGACCCGGACATGCGCTTCATCGTCGAGGCCACCGACGAGATCGCCAAGCACCAGCACCCGGGCATGTTGATCGTGCTGGAGAGCACGACCTACCCGGGGACCACCGACGAGGTGGTGGTGCCCAAGCTCACCGAGAAGGGCGCGGTGCTCGGCAAGGACGTGTTCGTGGCCTTCTCGCCGGAGCGCGTGGACCCGGGCAACCAGATCTACAAGACCAAGAACACGCCCAAGGTCATCGGCGGCGCCACGCCGGAGTGCCTGAAGATGGTGCAGGCCTTGTACGGCAACATCATCGACACGCTGGTGCCGGTCTCCAGCACCGCCACGGCGGAGATGGTCAAGCTGCTCGAGAACACCTTCCGCGCGGTGAACATCGGCCTGGTCAACGAGGTGGCGATGATGAGCCGGCGGCTCGGCCTCGATCCCTTCGAGGTGATCCGCGCCGCGGCCAGCAAGCCCTTCGGCTTCATGCCCTTCTACCCGGGGCCGGGCCTGGGCGGGCACTGCATCCCCATCGACCCTTTGTACCTGTCGTGGAAGCTCCGCACGCTCAAGTACCAGGCGCGCTTCATCGAGCTGGCCGACACCATCAACAGCGCCATGCCGGACTACGTGGTCGAGCGCGTGACCGACGCGCTGAACGACCAGAAGAAGGCCGTGAAGGGCTCGAAGATCCTGGTCTACGGCGTGGCCTACAAGCGCGACGTGAACGACATGCGCGAGAGTCCCTCGTTCCACGTGATCCACGGCCTGATCGGCCGCGGCGCCGAGGTCAGCTACATGGACCCGCACGTGCCGAGCTTCGACGAAGAGGGCATGCAGATGACCAGCGTCGATCCGGCGTCGAGCTTCGCGAGCTACGACTGCGTGGTCATCGTCACCGACCACGAGAAGCTCGATCGCGGGCGCTTGCTCCGTGAGGCGAAGCTCATCGTGGACAGCCGCGACGCGCTGCACGGCGTCGCGGGCGATCGCTCGAAGGTGTACGGGCTCTGA